Proteins from a single region of Chryseobacterium sp. W4I1:
- a CDS encoding L-ribulose-5-phosphate 4-epimerase, with the protein MNMYKELQRECYEANMQLDALKLVVYTFGNVSAVDRDKGIFAIKPSGVPYDVLKPEDMVILDFDANVIEGRLRPSSDTKTHAYLYKNWENIGGISHTHAIYSVAWAQAQMDIPVFGTTHADHLTTDIPCAPPMRDDLIEGNYEYNTGIQILECFKEKQLSQEEVEMVLIGNHGPFTWGKNAEKAVYNSKVLETIAEMAYLTRQINPDAERLKDALIKKHYERKHGKNAYYGQ; encoded by the coding sequence ATGAACATGTATAAAGAACTCCAAAGAGAATGTTATGAAGCCAATATGCAGCTGGATGCACTGAAACTGGTGGTCTATACATTTGGAAATGTAAGTGCTGTAGACCGCGACAAGGGCATTTTTGCCATTAAGCCAAGCGGCGTTCCCTATGATGTTTTAAAGCCGGAAGATATGGTGATTTTGGACTTTGATGCCAATGTCATTGAAGGCAGGCTCAGACCCTCTTCCGATACAAAAACACATGCTTACCTGTACAAAAACTGGGAAAATATCGGTGGGATTTCGCATACTCATGCGATCTATTCCGTAGCATGGGCACAGGCACAAATGGATATTCCTGTTTTCGGAACCACCCATGCAGACCATCTCACGACAGATATTCCATGTGCACCACCGATGCGTGATGATCTGATCGAAGGGAATTATGAATACAATACAGGAATACAGATCCTGGAATGCTTTAAAGAAAAGCAGCTCTCCCAGGAAGAAGTAGAAATGGTTCTGATTGGAAACCATGGACCTTTCACCTGGGGTAAAAATGCAGAGAAGGCAGTCTACAATAGCAAAGTGCTGGAGACCATTGCCGAGATGGCTTATCTCACCAGGCAGATAAATCCTGATGCAGAACGTTTGAAAGACGCACTTATCAAAAAACACTATGAACGTAAACACGGCAAGAATGCTTATTACGGACAGTAA
- a CDS encoding alpha-L-arabinofuranosidase C-terminal domain-containing protein translates to MATKNKIFSIAISLSATFFSAQNNKVRTYNLDLKEPPANIKIQPTMYGVFFEDINFAADGGIYAELIKNRSFEFDEPLTGWKQPNTKTLSPNLDSGFLTIYSDHTKANRNYVRITVLNDKNYLLENEGFRGIGLHQEEQYDFSFDLENVSGTISAVNASLVDENGKEISSASTLVRGKGWQKYTAVLKSLQTVEKAKLRITFTGNGIVNMDMISLFPQDTWKGRKGGLRKDLVQKLYDLQPGFLRFPGGCIVEGRTLAERYQWKKTVGNVADREYLINKWSTGFPHRLTPDYGQSFGLGFFEYFQLSEDLGAEPVPILSCGMACQFNTAELVKMEDLDPYVQDALDLIEFANGDPKTTKWGKLRAEMGHSQSFNLKFIGVGNEQWGADYIERYKVFEKAIHTKYPDIKIISGSGPSPDGEFFEYGWKELKQLNAQIVDEHYYNSPEWFMKNAGRYDDYDRSGPKVFAGEYAAQSVGVVKPDNKNNWLTALSEAAFMTGLERNADVVHMTSYAPLFAHADGWQWTPDLIWFNNLKSYATPNYYVQKLFSNNKGTDLLKIESSGKALSGQEKLYATAVKDAKTNEIIIKIVNTDTQAKIIHINIGTLKIGKKLTKIFLTASQLSSENSFDTEPIKPKEEISEAKNDEISTEIPANSLVVLKAKII, encoded by the coding sequence ATGGCTACAAAAAACAAAATATTTTCCATCGCAATTTCCCTAAGTGCTACTTTTTTTTCGGCTCAAAATAATAAAGTCCGTACCTATAACCTGGATTTAAAAGAACCTCCTGCAAATATTAAAATACAGCCTACCATGTACGGTGTTTTCTTTGAAGACATCAATTTTGCAGCAGACGGAGGAATATACGCTGAACTGATTAAAAACCGCAGTTTTGAATTTGATGAACCCCTTACAGGATGGAAACAACCTAATACAAAAACGCTTTCTCCTAACCTGGATTCCGGCTTTCTGACCATTTATTCCGATCATACCAAAGCCAATAGAAATTATGTGAGAATTACCGTTCTGAATGATAAAAATTATCTTCTGGAAAATGAAGGTTTCAGAGGAATAGGCCTTCATCAGGAAGAACAATATGATTTCAGTTTTGATCTGGAGAATGTTTCAGGAACTATTTCTGCGGTCAATGCAAGCCTTGTTGATGAAAACGGTAAAGAAATTTCTTCTGCCTCTACCCTTGTAAGAGGAAAGGGATGGCAGAAATATACAGCGGTTTTAAAATCACTGCAAACCGTTGAAAAAGCAAAACTGCGGATCACATTTACCGGAAACGGCATTGTGAATATGGATATGATCTCACTTTTTCCTCAGGATACCTGGAAAGGCCGAAAAGGAGGTTTACGAAAAGATCTCGTTCAGAAACTATATGATTTGCAACCCGGATTTTTACGGTTTCCCGGAGGTTGTATTGTAGAAGGAAGAACCTTGGCAGAACGGTATCAGTGGAAAAAAACAGTAGGAAATGTGGCAGACCGGGAATATCTTATCAACAAATGGAGTACAGGATTTCCGCATCGTCTTACACCGGATTACGGACAGTCTTTCGGGTTAGGATTTTTTGAATACTTTCAGCTTTCCGAAGATCTTGGTGCAGAACCCGTTCCTATTCTGAGCTGCGGAATGGCTTGCCAGTTCAATACCGCAGAGCTGGTGAAAATGGAAGATCTGGATCCATATGTTCAGGATGCTCTGGACCTGATTGAATTTGCCAACGGAGATCCCAAAACAACAAAATGGGGGAAACTCCGTGCTGAAATGGGGCATTCACAGTCTTTTAATTTAAAATTTATCGGAGTAGGGAACGAACAGTGGGGAGCGGACTATATCGAACGTTATAAAGTATTTGAAAAAGCCATTCATACAAAATATCCCGACATTAAAATTATCTCAGGAAGCGGACCATCACCTGACGGAGAATTCTTTGAATATGGCTGGAAAGAATTGAAACAGCTTAATGCACAGATTGTCGATGAGCATTATTACAACTCACCCGAATGGTTCATGAAAAACGCCGGGAGATATGATGATTATGACCGTTCCGGACCTAAAGTTTTTGCAGGAGAATATGCAGCCCAGTCTGTTGGCGTGGTAAAACCTGATAATAAGAACAACTGGCTGACAGCCCTTTCAGAAGCTGCTTTTATGACCGGTCTTGAAAGAAATGCAGATGTGGTCCATATGACTTCCTATGCACCGCTTTTTGCCCATGCTGATGGCTGGCAGTGGACCCCTGACCTGATTTGGTTCAACAACCTGAAATCCTATGCTACTCCGAATTATTATGTTCAGAAATTATTTTCCAATAACAAAGGAACTGATTTACTTAAAATTGAAAGTAGCGGGAAAGCTTTATCAGGGCAGGAAAAGTTATATGCTACAGCAGTGAAGGATGCAAAAACAAATGAGATCATTATTAAAATAGTTAATACTGATACTCAGGCTAAAATCATCCATATCAATATCGGAACTCTGAAAATCGGCAAAAAACTAACCAAAATATTTCTGACTGCATCACAGCTTTCCAGTGAAAATAGTTTTGATACTGAACCTATAAAACCTAAAGAAGAGATTTCTGAAGCAAAAAATGACGAAATCTCAACAGAAATTCCTGCCAATTCTTTAGTGGTTTTAAAAGCAAAAATAATTTAA
- a CDS encoding T9SS type A sorting domain-containing protein, with the protein MKKLLSLVTIHSLCLFFSCFLSGQLTTVKIDKNIPYQKIKGFGGFVCSPQFAYNHMTTSEIQNLWGASSEGGYNIMRLYIPENSSNWSSVLATAQLAKSMGLTIFATPWTMPAAWKTNSHVNAVYTDANGVQQIGYLKTENYQDYALYLNSFVTYLQNNGVDLDYISIQNEPDEMAQYQGCIWTPSQITNFIKNYGQLINCKVIAPESVGFTDNFASALLDPAAMVNFEVYGGHQYGLIQSTYKQFQNYNKEIWQTEYLINWNSSSTQPARDFSWNTDAFTFASSVNNALLGNINAWIHYSAKRYYGLMGDGTYGTTAGVMTKRGYILSHYAKYTTGKTRIDAKWNDNTGVLQGSSYISQDGNQVVLMVINPSQNAYSLKVDLPFYTTSGTKVLTNTQSNMVSTPLSMSTPTFRPNAEISPSSVMTFVFNKSGDRPASLMTGGDIHYNKIETQTATNAAFGTGFNISNTTVTFSNPSPLISNNMTATNGYLQLNDRYNKLVFHVNSYTTAGQSYSDNTTLYYINSQGVTKSYNYGKINFPQGGNFDITFDISRQVLTDGCKGILGLRNSNYSSVLTINLGDVYFNVGNENASKFADTYSGSDSSLMDALENGYYTSVDFRNAAGINSSNNWQPMSANTNSIYYVNSNVSSSVNNVISGTACSNLVLSGQGMDFQVPFNFTATTASYNRTFNGYDMLILPFQANIPSGVTAYMMSPGANNITCTAISNGTILANTPVIINATGNITFNGSGNVSTPKAITVSQMNGVYQSIKVPANAYVLKTENGVTGFYKVAAGSEPLIGSFKAYLTEENTYSANILPLNFGVLSVSNLLAEAKKEQVKIYPNPVKADLFINSDFSEATTTIFDGRGSVIRSGLKINSGKNQINVADMPAGIYFIEVTHKNNVVVKQKIVKE; encoded by the coding sequence ATGAAAAAACTTTTAAGTCTTGTTACCATTCATTCCCTATGTCTTTTTTTTAGCTGCTTCCTGTCTGGACAGCTTACCACGGTAAAAATTGACAAGAATATTCCTTATCAGAAAATAAAAGGATTCGGAGGATTTGTCTGCAGTCCCCAGTTTGCCTATAATCATATGACAACATCGGAGATTCAGAATCTTTGGGGAGCATCCAGTGAAGGCGGATATAATATTATGAGATTATATATTCCTGAAAACAGCAGCAACTGGAGTTCCGTACTGGCTACGGCACAGCTCGCAAAATCGATGGGGCTTACCATTTTTGCCACTCCGTGGACCATGCCTGCAGCCTGGAAAACCAACAGCCATGTGAATGCCGTCTATACCGATGCCAATGGAGTACAGCAGATAGGATATCTGAAGACCGAAAATTATCAGGATTATGCCCTTTATCTCAACAGCTTTGTTACCTACCTTCAGAACAACGGGGTAGATCTTGATTATATTTCCATTCAGAATGAACCGGATGAAATGGCCCAGTATCAGGGATGTATCTGGACACCTTCACAAATTACCAATTTTATCAAGAATTACGGGCAGCTCATCAACTGTAAAGTGATTGCCCCGGAAAGCGTTGGATTTACAGATAATTTTGCCAGTGCTTTGCTGGATCCTGCAGCAATGGTCAATTTTGAAGTGTATGGAGGACATCAGTATGGACTCATCCAGTCTACATACAAGCAATTTCAGAATTATAATAAAGAAATATGGCAGACTGAATATCTGATCAACTGGAACTCTTCATCCACCCAACCGGCACGGGATTTTAGCTGGAATACTGACGCCTTTACCTTTGCCAGCAGTGTCAATAATGCATTATTAGGAAATATAAATGCCTGGATCCATTACTCTGCCAAACGATATTATGGTTTAATGGGTGACGGAACTTACGGGACTACCGCAGGCGTAATGACCAAAAGAGGCTATATCCTTTCACATTATGCCAAATACACAACAGGAAAAACAAGGATAGATGCGAAATGGAATGACAATACAGGAGTTTTACAAGGCTCTTCCTATATTTCCCAGGATGGGAATCAGGTTGTTCTTATGGTCATTAATCCTTCTCAGAATGCTTATAGTTTGAAAGTTGATCTGCCCTTTTACACGACTTCAGGAACAAAAGTGCTTACCAATACGCAATCCAATATGGTGAGCACGCCTCTTTCAATGAGTACACCGACATTCCGTCCCAATGCTGAGATCAGCCCTTCCAGTGTCATGACTTTTGTTTTTAATAAAAGCGGCGACAGACCAGCTTCTCTGATGACGGGTGGTGATATTCATTATAATAAAATTGAAACACAAACTGCCACCAATGCAGCTTTTGGTACAGGATTCAATATCAGCAATACAACGGTGACATTCTCCAATCCAAGCCCTCTGATCAGTAATAATATGACTGCCACTAACGGATATCTTCAGCTGAATGACAGGTACAATAAACTGGTATTTCATGTAAACAGCTATACAACAGCGGGACAAAGCTATTCGGACAATACAACTTTATACTATATCAACAGCCAGGGCGTGACGAAATCCTATAATTACGGAAAGATTAATTTTCCGCAGGGAGGAAATTTCGATATCACATTCGATATTTCAAGACAGGTGCTTACAGACGGATGCAAAGGAATTTTAGGATTGAGAAATTCCAATTACAGCTCTGTGCTTACGATTAATCTGGGAGATGTTTATTTCAATGTGGGAAATGAAAATGCTTCAAAATTTGCAGACACCTATTCCGGCAGTGACAGCAGTCTGATGGATGCCTTGGAAAACGGGTACTATACTTCGGTGGATTTTAGAAATGCAGCAGGGATTAATTCCTCTAATAACTGGCAGCCTATGAGTGCCAACACCAACAGTATCTATTATGTGAATTCAAATGTAAGCTCATCTGTCAATAATGTGATTTCAGGTACTGCCTGTTCAAATCTTGTCCTTTCCGGTCAGGGTATGGATTTTCAGGTGCCTTTTAATTTCACAGCGACTACAGCTTCTTACAACCGTACATTTAATGGTTATGACATGCTGATCTTGCCATTTCAGGCTAATATACCTTCAGGAGTTACTGCTTATATGATGTCACCCGGAGCAAACAATATCACCTGTACCGCAATCTCAAACGGGACCATTCTTGCGAATACTCCGGTAATCATTAATGCGACAGGAAATATTACTTTCAACGGCTCAGGAAATGTTTCCACACCTAAGGCAATCACTGTCAGCCAGATGAACGGAGTTTATCAGAGCATCAAAGTTCCGGCCAATGCCTATGTTCTGAAAACAGAAAATGGAGTAACAGGATTTTATAAAGTTGCAGCAGGAAGCGAACCTTTAATAGGCTCTTTCAAAGCCTATCTTACAGAAGAAAATACATATTCTGCCAACATTCTTCCTTTGAATTTTGGAGTGTTAAGTGTCAGTAATCTTCTTGCTGAGGCAAAAAAAGAGCAGGTTAAAATATATCCGAATCCTGTAAAAGCAGATCTTTTTATTAATTCTGATTTTTCAGAAGCTACCACAACAATTTTTGATGGAAGAGGAAGCGTCATCAGATCCGGATTGAAAATAAATTCAGGGAAAAACCAAATCAATGTGGCAGATATGCCTGCCGGTATTTATTTTATTGAGGTTACTCATAAAAATAATGTGGTGGTAAAACAAAAAATTGTCAAAGAGTAA
- a CDS encoding glycosyl hydrolase 115 family protein, whose protein sequence is MNHLKIFVLAVLFGFCLKIHAAEPFVSAEKSPESIILKEKTLNLSIFTSSGMDQGIMRAVKNLQTDFQKVTGEQPVILNQISGLQSPLLIIGTVGTKSAIDDLIRQKKLDGRVLIGKREKYIIQNVSNPFPGVSEAIVIAGSDKRGTIYGIYEMSQQIGVSPWYYWADVPVPVKENLYFKKGRYTDGEPAVEYRGIFLNDEEPSLGGWARATFGGVNSKFYEKVFELILRLKGNYIWPAMWGKAFYDDDSLSGPLADEMGIVMGTSHHEPMALAQTDWHRYIKKNNLPNTWDYAKNADVLQKFWKSGLARSKNWEKLVTVGMRGDGDEAMGEGTNISLLEKIVKDQRKIIAEVTGKKAEKTPQVWALYKEVQDYYDKGMRVPDDVILLFCDDNWGNVRKLPDLSKPLHKGGYGMYYHFDYVGGPRNSKWINISPIQRVWEQMNLSYEHKVDKLWVVNVGDLKPMEFPISFFMEMAWDPKQFNAKNLFEYTEKWAAQQFGKKHAREIADMINLYAKYNRRVTPETLDSKTYSLQNYNEFEAVLNDYRALAVEALRLKEQIPAEYQDAYYQLVLYPIDACSNLYEMYYAVAKNRELAAQYDLKANYYADKVKECFERNAYLDHKYNNEIAGGKWQHMMDQMRIGYKTWADGKENIMPEVTYVYDDNASKEKVFQEKNGYVSIEAENFARMSNSDRIHWEMIPDFGKTKSGVTTFPQNAYPKKDENIWLEYDINFESKGEFEVELLLAPTLNFNHNKGLRYEISFDDQPAQVVNFNGHYKGELGRWQSEHIIKSPTKHAIQQSGKHRLRFRVLEPGIVLEKILINTGGLKPSYLGAPESEMLH, encoded by the coding sequence ATGAATCATCTGAAAATATTTGTCCTTGCTGTGCTGTTTGGATTTTGCTTGAAAATCCATGCTGCAGAACCGTTTGTCAGTGCTGAGAAAAGTCCCGAAAGCATCATTTTAAAAGAAAAGACGCTCAATCTTTCGATTTTTACCAGCTCTGGGATGGATCAGGGGATTATGAGAGCTGTGAAAAATCTGCAGACTGACTTTCAGAAAGTGACAGGAGAACAGCCAGTTATTCTTAACCAGATTTCAGGATTGCAGTCTCCTTTACTTATTATTGGAACTGTTGGGACAAAATCAGCTATTGATGATCTGATCAGGCAAAAAAAACTTGATGGGAGAGTATTAATCGGAAAAAGGGAAAAATATATCATTCAGAATGTGAGCAATCCTTTTCCGGGAGTTTCTGAAGCCATTGTGATTGCAGGAAGTGATAAAAGGGGAACCATTTATGGAATTTATGAAATGTCCCAGCAGATAGGCGTTTCACCATGGTATTATTGGGCAGATGTTCCGGTTCCGGTAAAAGAAAATTTATATTTCAAAAAAGGAAGGTATACCGATGGCGAGCCTGCTGTAGAATATCGCGGAATCTTCCTTAACGATGAGGAACCTTCACTCGGAGGATGGGCAAGAGCAACATTTGGTGGAGTAAACAGTAAATTCTACGAAAAAGTTTTTGAGCTGATCCTGCGCCTGAAAGGAAATTATATATGGCCGGCAATGTGGGGAAAAGCATTTTATGACGATGATTCTCTGAGCGGACCATTGGCTGACGAAATGGGCATTGTTATGGGAACTTCCCACCATGAGCCTATGGCTTTGGCACAAACCGACTGGCACAGGTATATCAAGAAAAATAACCTCCCGAATACCTGGGATTACGCTAAAAATGCAGACGTTTTACAGAAATTCTGGAAATCCGGACTCGCGAGAAGCAAAAACTGGGAAAAGCTCGTTACAGTAGGAATGCGTGGCGATGGTGATGAAGCGATGGGAGAGGGAACCAATATTTCCCTGCTGGAGAAAATTGTAAAAGACCAGCGTAAGATCATTGCTGAGGTTACTGGAAAAAAGGCTGAAAAAACACCTCAGGTCTGGGCATTGTATAAAGAAGTTCAGGATTATTATGATAAAGGAATGAGAGTTCCTGATGATGTTATCCTGTTGTTCTGTGATGATAACTGGGGAAATGTAAGAAAGCTTCCCGACCTTTCAAAACCTTTGCATAAAGGCGGATATGGAATGTATTACCATTTCGATTATGTGGGAGGGCCGAGAAATTCTAAATGGATTAATATCAGTCCCATCCAGAGAGTCTGGGAACAGATGAACCTTTCTTATGAACACAAGGTAGATAAGCTTTGGGTCGTTAATGTGGGTGATTTAAAACCAATGGAATTTCCAATCAGTTTTTTCATGGAAATGGCCTGGGATCCAAAGCAGTTTAATGCTAAAAATCTTTTCGAATATACTGAAAAATGGGCTGCTCAGCAGTTTGGAAAAAAACATGCGAGAGAAATTGCCGACATGATTAATCTTTATGCCAAATACAACAGAAGAGTGACGCCTGAAACCCTTGACAGCAAAACATACAGCCTTCAGAATTATAATGAATTTGAAGCTGTTTTAAATGATTACAGAGCATTGGCCGTAGAAGCTTTACGCTTAAAAGAACAGATTCCAGCCGAATATCAGGACGCCTATTACCAGTTGGTTCTGTATCCAATTGATGCCTGCAGCAACTTATACGAAATGTACTATGCTGTAGCAAAAAACAGGGAATTGGCGGCTCAATATGATTTAAAAGCAAATTATTACGCTGACAAGGTGAAAGAATGTTTTGAGAGAAATGCTTATTTGGATCATAAATACAATAATGAGATTGCCGGCGGAAAGTGGCAGCATATGATGGACCAAATGAGAATAGGATACAAAACCTGGGCAGACGGAAAAGAAAACATAATGCCTGAAGTTACTTATGTGTATGATGATAATGCTTCGAAAGAGAAAGTATTTCAGGAGAAAAACGGATATGTTTCCATTGAGGCAGAAAATTTTGCAAGAATGAGCAATTCAGACCGAATCCATTGGGAAATGATTCCTGATTTCGGAAAAACAAAATCCGGAGTGACAACATTTCCGCAGAATGCCTATCCAAAAAAAGATGAAAATATCTGGCTGGAATACGATATTAATTTTGAATCCAAAGGAGAATTTGAGGTTGAACTTCTTTTAGCACCTACTTTAAATTTCAATCATAATAAAGGACTCCGGTACGAAATTTCGTTTGATGATCAGCCTGCACAGGTCGTTAACTTCAACGGCCATTACAAAGGAGAATTGGGAAGATGGCAGTCCGAACATATCATTAAATCCCCTACAAAACATGCAATTCAGCAATCAGGAAAACATAGGTTACGTTTCAGAGTGCTTGAACCCGGCATTGTTCTGGAAAAAATACTGATCAACACCGGAGGTTTAAAACCTTCTTACCTGGGAGCTCCCGAAAGTGAAATGCTTCACTGA
- a CDS encoding glycoside hydrolase family 97 protein — MREKVLYIVFSLFLISKSFAQVAEISSPDGHLKLHVFSEEGKALYNVIFQGKIMLEKSPLGLITNESDFSKNLKFINSQKDVVSKKYTNGKIKKSEIDYEANSLTVNFVNVDQYQIDVEFQVSNNNIAFRYNIPPMKERLSAVVQSEATGYRFPSQTTTFLSPMMKPMTGFARTAPSYESGYKADAELGIPSDYGYVFPGLFHIGNEGWILLSETGVNSMYCASHLETTTEKSLYKVAYPNIAENNGFGSTGAAVSLPGKTPWRTITVGSSLKPIVETTIPFDVVDPMYEPSQEYQFGKSTWSWILWQDKSMNYDDQVKFIDLAAALQYQFILIDALWDKNIGKDLMKELIQYAKSRNVGVLLWYNSNGASNDAPMGPRNKMSSSVERKKEMKWLKEAGVKGLKVDFFGGDKQETMRLYEDILSDANDYGLTIIFHGATVPRGWEVMYPNYAGSEAVLASEMLYFSEDVRKQEAFFATLHPFIRNTVGSMEFGGTFLNKYLTESNKDKNKRHTTGGFQLATAVLFQNPVQMFAVMPNNLTDAPEFQLDFMKEVPTLWDETIFVDGYPGKYAVVARRHADHWYVAGVNAEKQTKKLKIKLPMFAGKILKFINDDAKGNISEKEVKTNAKGDFTTEMQPQGGFVLRN; from the coding sequence ATGAGAGAAAAAGTTTTATATATCGTTTTCAGCTTGTTTCTGATCAGCAAAAGCTTTGCACAGGTAGCAGAAATTTCAAGTCCTGACGGACATCTGAAGCTTCATGTTTTTTCAGAAGAGGGAAAAGCCTTGTACAATGTGATCTTTCAGGGAAAGATAATGCTTGAAAAATCTCCGTTGGGCCTGATAACCAATGAATCCGATTTTTCAAAGAATCTGAAATTTATTAACAGTCAAAAAGATGTAGTTTCTAAAAAGTATACAAACGGAAAAATTAAAAAGTCTGAGATTGATTACGAGGCTAATTCTTTAACGGTTAATTTCGTCAATGTAGATCAATATCAAATAGATGTTGAATTTCAGGTGAGTAATAATAATATTGCTTTCCGCTATAATATTCCACCCATGAAAGAACGGTTGAGTGCTGTTGTACAGTCTGAAGCTACCGGTTACAGGTTTCCGTCACAGACCACTACTTTTCTTTCACCCATGATGAAACCAATGACAGGTTTTGCCCGCACGGCACCAAGCTATGAAAGTGGTTATAAAGCCGATGCTGAATTGGGAATACCATCTGATTACGGCTATGTTTTTCCTGGTCTGTTTCATATCGGAAATGAAGGTTGGATATTACTTTCTGAGACAGGAGTGAACAGCATGTACTGCGCTTCCCATTTGGAAACCACAACAGAGAAAAGTCTTTATAAAGTAGCGTATCCGAACATTGCTGAAAATAATGGCTTCGGAAGTACCGGAGCAGCAGTTTCTCTTCCCGGGAAAACGCCGTGGAGAACAATTACGGTGGGCAGTTCTCTGAAACCTATCGTGGAAACCACCATTCCTTTTGATGTAGTAGATCCGATGTACGAGCCTTCACAGGAGTATCAGTTCGGGAAATCTACCTGGAGCTGGATTCTATGGCAGGACAAAAGTATGAACTATGATGATCAGGTGAAATTCATAGACCTTGCTGCTGCGTTGCAATATCAGTTTATTCTCATCGATGCGCTTTGGGATAAAAATATAGGCAAAGACCTTATGAAAGAACTTATTCAGTATGCAAAATCCAGAAATGTAGGAGTGTTACTCTGGTATAATTCCAACGGAGCATCCAATGATGCGCCCATGGGGCCCAGAAATAAAATGAGCTCATCCGTTGAACGTAAAAAGGAAATGAAATGGCTGAAAGAAGCAGGAGTAAAAGGATTGAAAGTGGATTTCTTCGGAGGAGACAAACAGGAAACCATGCGTCTTTACGAAGACATTCTATCCGATGCCAATGATTACGGATTAACCATTATTTTCCATGGAGCGACCGTACCGAGAGGCTGGGAAGTAATGTACCCGAATTATGCAGGAAGCGAAGCTGTTCTTGCTTCAGAAATGCTTTATTTTTCAGAAGATGTACGTAAACAGGAAGCTTTTTTTGCCACACTTCATCCTTTCATCAGAAATACAGTGGGAAGTATGGAATTCGGAGGGACTTTCCTCAATAAATATTTAACGGAATCCAATAAGGATAAAAATAAAAGACATACCACAGGCGGCTTTCAGCTGGCTACAGCAGTTCTTTTTCAGAATCCGGTTCAGATGTTTGCTGTAATGCCGAATAATCTTACGGATGCACCAGAATTTCAGCTTGACTTTATGAAAGAAGTTCCGACCCTTTGGGATGAGACAATCTTTGTAGACGGCTATCCAGGAAAATATGCTGTGGTTGCGAGAAGACATGCGGATCATTGGTATGTGGCTGGCGTGAATGCTGAAAAACAAACCAAAAAACTGAAAATAAAGCTTCCGATGTTCGCTGGGAAGATCCTGAAATTTATCAATGATGATGCAAAAGGAAACATATCTGAGAAAGAAGTAAAAACAAATGCTAAAGGAGATTTCACCACTGAAATGCAGCCGCAGGGAGGTTTTGTACTGAGAAATTAA